The following nucleotide sequence is from Echeneis naucrates chromosome 17, fEcheNa1.1, whole genome shotgun sequence.
acacacacacacacacacacacacacacacacacacagtgctccACAACtggttgagaaaaaaaaaagggaggaaaaaaaaagaaaaacctcagaCATGGATGACCCACTCACAAAATGGCTCCACTTACACAGTAACATCAACAACACGGCTGGAGCGGtaagtgcaaaaaaaataaaaaaaaataaaaaaataaaaaattgaataaataaaattaattagtctaaaaaattaaacaaataaaagtataTCACTTTATCTGAAGCACAACATTTGGCGGCAATAGACGTTATAGTGCAGATTTGAATGGTGTTGTGCGCGAAATATTTAGCCTATATTTTCTGCTATTGTCCGATCGGCCGGTGGAGACTGTACGGGATGTTATAACGGATGCGAGGCCTGTTAGAGAAATACCAGAAATAAAAGCACGCTTTTTGTCGTTGACGATCTGTTGTGTTATGATAATAACACTCCGATTATCTTTACTTTTATcgagaaaaaaaatgtaccgACTAAAAAGACTTACCGGTGCTTGGAAGATGCGTTCAATGCCCTGGGACAAGCCTTTGATGTTCGCctttaacaacaacagcaactatGGCCTTTACCGCGATGAAACAAGGATTACACAACCTGCTCAGACCTCCGTGTAAACGACCGGGTCCAAGCGTTTTTCGGAGCTTTACAGGTTAGTTGTGTATTTGCCGAAAGCAGAATAATTTCAGCGGAGAATGGATATTAACCGAGCTGCGTTCGAGGTCCTGGCACAAAATTGCTTCATAAAGACAATTTCCTCCTGTAAAGAAATCAGCTGCCGAAGTGTATCGTcttaaaatctttaaatgtaaattccTACCCAACCCTAACAGACATTAAGATATTAGCTTAGCCGTGTAAACCGTGCTGAAGGCCGAGTGTCGATAGATAAGAGAGTCATGAGGGGAAAATTATGCGCGAAACCACAAGATAAAAAATGGATAAGTTGACGTTTTTAAAATCTAGCccataataaaaatgtttcactgagGTAAATTCGTAATTGCATACAATTGGTTCCAATATTCTGGCTCGTTTAACTTCAAGATAAGAcctcaaacaacaacaacaacaacaacaacaaaaaaatgctcACAAAttctcacaaaaataaataatacatttaaaatgttcatttcgttttaaacttaaaatgtaatataaGAGAAGGTATGTATGTCTTTTGTGGAAAACTGCATGCACTGAAACCCTGTTATtataatttgttttaatgtgaccAAAATGTCTTGAAAAATCAATTTACTAACCAGCAATTATTGGTCTATTGATAGCATTTTTACTTTCGTTGTTAAATATAAAGTCTGCAGCTGATAACAATAATTATAATCATGattattgtattatatatatcAAAAAAGAGTCtacaataataatcataattttgtttacagtaataataatgGCTTGTTTTCACTCAAAGTCTtgcatggaaataaaatgcGTGGTTATGTGCTAATGCTTGTGATGTTTTGAGCTGTGAATTAATCAACGGAACTCTTATTTAGGAGTAGTGGACTCGAGCGAGTGGTGACGGTataaaaatgatggaaaaacGGCAGCCGGAGCTGTGTCCTGGAAGTCCAGATGTGCAGTCCGGTCCTGGAAAGCGGCAGGACTCCTCCATCATCACCAGACAGAACGGATGCAAGGAGGATGAGGAGCcgaggaaagaggaggggggagaggagaggggagggagctTGAAGGGGGTTGAGGAGACGGATGACGTTCCTCTGCAGAACTCGAGCAACGGGAccagcatcagcatcatcatcaacGGCGTTGCCAAGGAAACTGCCTCTCACAACGCCCTTGACCTGAAAAGGGAAGTGCCGGTGATCGAGCTCTCTAGGAGAGACGCTATAAAAGCGGTGGAGCAGAGGACTGAAAGCCATTTGGTGCCGATCACGGAACTTCGCAGACCTCCACCGCTGCCGCtgccgctgccgccgccgcaCCGAGACGACGCTCGAATGGTCCAACTGAGCCAAAACGCGTTTCCTGTCCCGGCCCGGGCGATGCTCTACAACCTCGCGCAGCCTCTCGCCGCCATCAACAGGTAAGGATGGAGAAGGGAAGAGAGTTTCATGACTGCACGTTTCATTTGATCATTGTGAGTGCTCATCATAAAAGTTTGATGGCTGTTGAATGTTACCCAGTGGCCCTGCAAGGATATACTGCAGTAGATGCTTGTAAAAGAaaagagtatgtgtgtgtgcgtgtgtgtgcgcgtgagcgtgtgagcttgtgtgtgtgtgttcatgagcCTGTTCATGAGAATGTGGTCCTGGtgcaataaatgaaatgatgctGTGTTCCATGTTTTCTCATACACCTGTGCACCTTTTTGTCTGCTTTCTATTGCTGAAGTCTCGGAGGGGAGTCGGAGCAGTACAGCATGTACCCCAGCAACAGGGTAAAGCGCCGCCCGGCGCCTTATGAGGTTGAACTCGACGAGGGTAGGCGCATTTTAGATCTTTATAAGTATGGTAAGACGCACTTCTGCTGTGTCCTCCTTCTGCCAATATAGTTCTCCAAATGTCCCCTCCTCATCTCCATTGTCATTCATCCACTGACATGGATCTATACTGTGCCTAATTTTGGTGTTGCAGAAGATGCTTTGCAAAAAGATCACTTAAGCATGTGTTTAACCCAAGAGGAATAAATGCATCACAAGTCATGGCATAAATGAATGCTGGTAGTCTGAATGTCAAAACCATCTGCCCGCAtgccattaaagtaaactcttTTCAGTCTGATTGGGGCTTCATTTGAAACATCCTTTCCACCACTGCCTACCCGCTGCCATATGCaggggaggaggatgggggtgCTGCTGCCTCCATGCCAAGGTTTTACCGCAGAGTGGGCTGAAGGATTAAGATAGACTGGGTGTGTTCCAAGGGCGACAATAGCCTGGAAGACACCATTGTTGGGGGTGGGAGGCTGTTACTACCTGTAATGGGGCATCTTTTATCATtccacaa
It contains:
- the tal1 gene encoding T-cell acute lymphocytic leukemia protein 1 homolog; the protein is MMEKRQPELCPGSPDVQSGPGKRQDSSIITRQNGCKEDEEPRKEEGGEERGGSLKGVEETDDVPLQNSSNGTSISIIINGVAKETASHNALDLKREVPVIELSRRDAIKAVEQRTESHLVPITELRRPPPLPLPLPPPHRDDARMVQLSQNAFPVPARAMLYNLAQPLAAINSLGGESEQYSMYPSNRVKRRPAPYEVELDEAGQPKIVRRIFTNSRERWRQQNVNGAFAELRKLIPTHPPDKKLSKNEILRLAMKYISFLSNLLEDQDGGRNVGNTTDGETGLLVGVGTHEGGPQGGPHQDTVVGLARDDLLETMSPGSSCGSLPDGDAEGSPESFMEDQDSPPAPRTLTSSRGTTLHLGARELRRNGRPMDGSSRR